Proteins from a single region of Macaca nemestrina isolate mMacNem1 chromosome 13, mMacNem.hap1, whole genome shotgun sequence:
- the LOC105465418 gene encoding transmembrane protein 247: MAAEDREMMEARGAGESCPTFPKMVPGDSKSEGKPRACLEAESQKPDSSYDYLEEMEACEDGGCQGPLKSLSPKSCPATKGQAGDGPKPAELPPAPGTERNPEMELEKVRMEFELTRLKYLHEENERQRQHEVVMGQLQRERERQHEVVMEQLQQEAAPRLFSGGLQNLLLPQNQFAMFLYCFIFIHIIYVTKEMVFFLFAKHYLFCIAAILLCLIKTFWSYFQTVSCSEPSNPAMMAGCATGHFSDNVAN; this comes from the exons ATGGCAGCAGAGGACAGGGAGATGATGGAAGCCCGGGGTGCAGGAGAAAGTTGCCCAACCTTCCCCAAGATGGTGCCTGGTGACTCTAAGTCTGAAGGGAAGCCAAGGGCTTGTCTG gaggcagagtccCAGAAGCCAGACTCCTCCTATGACTACTTGGAAGAGATGGAAGCTTGTGAGGACGGCGGCTGCCAAGGGCCGCTTAAATCGCTGTCCCCCAAGTCCTGCCCTGCCACCAAAGGCCAGGCAGGCGACGGACCCAAACCCGCAGAGCTGCCCCCGGCCCCTGGGACTGAGCGCAATCCCGAGATGGAGCTGGAGAAGGTGCGCATGGAGTTTGAGCTCACACGGCTCAAGTACCTGCATGAGGAGAACGAGCGGCAGCGGCAGCACGAGGTGGTGATGGGGCAGCTGCAGAGGGAGCGGGAGCGGCAGCACGAGGTGGTGATGGAGCAGCTGCAGCAAGAGGCAGCACCCCGCCTG TTTTCAGGAGGCCTCCAGAACCTCCTGCTGCCCCAGAACCAGTTTGCCATGTTCCTGTACTGCTTCATCTTCATTCATATCATCTATGTCACCAAGGAGATGGTCTTCTTTCTCTTCGCCAAGCACTACCTGTTCTGCATCGCGGCCATTTTGCTCTGTTTGATTAAAACTTTCTGGTCATACTTCCAA ACTGTCAGCTGCTCTGAGCCCAGCAACCCAGCCATGATGGCTGGCTGTGCCACAGGACACTTTAGTGATAATGTGGCAAACTGA